One Paroedura picta isolate Pp20150507F chromosome 3, Ppicta_v3.0, whole genome shotgun sequence genomic window carries:
- the LOC143833643 gene encoding uncharacterized protein LOC143833643 isoform X2, whose product MAAGHGGQLDPAARSGRISHELWLWAKAQILALQPPPHSMGPRPHAAARSEATSRGRREVRPANSPPVTNIIRVSRNHQQLHRELLFTHRKGLSLRSKPELLQVLEHRNRRREGMENSVELSPLERELQRWQQRREQNQLQEDPGDALDDQPEFIRVREKLRRMQCSVDVSPQRSNASSTPGSLLRPRLTNAELSSLRASPSPEVPDADGLPLRGSTEASSVSSAPSQCSLANS is encoded by the exons ATGGCAGCAGGACACGGCGGGCAACTGGATCCGGCTGCTCGGAGCGGCAG GATTTCACATGAGCTGTGGCTCTGGGCCAAAGCTCAGATCTTGGCtctgcagcccccaccccacagcaTGGGACCCCGGCCCCACG CCGCTGCCCGCTCGGAGGCTACCTCGAGGGGTCGTCGCGAGGTTCGGCCTGCCAACTCCCCACCGGTGACGAACATCATCCGAGTTTCCCGGAACCACCAGCAGCTGCACAGGGAGCTGCTGTTCACCCATCGCAA AGGCCTCAGTCTTCGATCCAAGCCTGAGCTCTTGCAAGTCCTCGAACACAGGAACCGCCGTCGGGAGGGGATGGAGAACAGCGTGGAATTGTCACCGCTGGAGCGGGAACTGCAGCGTTGGCAGCAGAGGCGAGAACAG AATCAACTGCAAGAAGACCCGGGCGATGCTCTCGACGACCAGCCGGAGTTCATCCGTGTCCGGGAGAAACTACGCAGGATGCAGTGCTCGGTGGACGTCTCGCCCCAGCGTTCAAACGCCTCCTCGACCCCTGGGTCTCTTCTGCGACCTCGCCTAACCAATGCTGAGCTCTCCAGTCTCCGAGCGTCTCCTTCCCCGGAGGTCCCGGACGCGGACGGTCTGCCTCTTCGGGGATCCACGGAAGCTTCCAGCgtttcctctgccccctcccaatgcTCCCTTGCCAACTCATGA
- the LOC143833643 gene encoding uncharacterized protein LOC143833643 isoform X1 — MCGSRGGGGQEVALMHPPPVLISCPRGLIPISSPFIRISHELWLWAKAQILALQPPPHSMGPRPHAAARSEATSRGRREVRPANSPPVTNIIRVSRNHQQLHRELLFTHRKGLSLRSKPELLQVLEHRNRRREGMENSVELSPLERELQRWQQRREQNQLQEDPGDALDDQPEFIRVREKLRRMQCSVDVSPQRSNASSTPGSLLRPRLTNAELSSLRASPSPEVPDADGLPLRGSTEASSVSSAPSQCSLANS; from the exons ATGTGTGGctctaggggaggggggggacaggaagTTGCCctgatgcaccccccccccgttCTAATTTCCTGCCCACGAGGATTGATCcccatttcctctcccttcattagGATTTCACATGAGCTGTGGCTCTGGGCCAAAGCTCAGATCTTGGCtctgcagcccccaccccacagcaTGGGACCCCGGCCCCACG CCGCTGCCCGCTCGGAGGCTACCTCGAGGGGTCGTCGCGAGGTTCGGCCTGCCAACTCCCCACCGGTGACGAACATCATCCGAGTTTCCCGGAACCACCAGCAGCTGCACAGGGAGCTGCTGTTCACCCATCGCAA AGGCCTCAGTCTTCGATCCAAGCCTGAGCTCTTGCAAGTCCTCGAACACAGGAACCGCCGTCGGGAGGGGATGGAGAACAGCGTGGAATTGTCACCGCTGGAGCGGGAACTGCAGCGTTGGCAGCAGAGGCGAGAACAG AATCAACTGCAAGAAGACCCGGGCGATGCTCTCGACGACCAGCCGGAGTTCATCCGTGTCCGGGAGAAACTACGCAGGATGCAGTGCTCGGTGGACGTCTCGCCCCAGCGTTCAAACGCCTCCTCGACCCCTGGGTCTCTTCTGCGACCTCGCCTAACCAATGCTGAGCTCTCCAGTCTCCGAGCGTCTCCTTCCCCGGAGGTCCCGGACGCGGACGGTCTGCCTCTTCGGGGATCCACGGAAGCTTCCAGCgtttcctctgccccctcccaatgcTCCCTTGCCAACTCATGA